In one window of Cloacibacillus sp. DNA:
- a CDS encoding polysaccharide deacetylase family protein, translating into MGYLGSVKFFRHLILTILLVAASVLCYFSVRVYFYKGDDRAPAKEAPIQKRTDAVDTPSDTQKPAASKATYFPYKNKYAKLYAVPDEEKELDNNDVYLTFDDGPSKHTGAFLDILKKHNIHATFFVVGTNVEKYPDIIRRMHKEGHTIAVHTYSHRYKEIYSSVDAYLSDFAKVNNAIYSLTGKQSGLFRFPGGSINVFNYRIYEELTAEMLRRGFRFFDWNVSAGDAAKRVLRANIVSNVADNVSRRHPNVVLMHDTSELSLSALDAIVVSLKAKNYVFKPLKSSCRPLTFTK; encoded by the coding sequence ATGGGATATTTGGGCAGTGTAAAATTTTTCAGGCATCTTATTTTAACGATATTACTAGTGGCTGCGAGCGTTTTATGTTATTTTAGCGTTCGTGTTTATTTTTATAAAGGGGACGACCGGGCTCCCGCAAAAGAGGCGCCTATACAAAAACGTACCGACGCTGTAGATACGCCGTCTGATACACAGAAGCCTGCCGCGTCCAAAGCAACCTATTTTCCATACAAAAATAAATATGCAAAGCTTTATGCGGTTCCCGATGAGGAAAAGGAACTTGACAACAACGACGTGTATTTGACCTTTGACGATGGTCCGTCAAAGCATACCGGAGCGTTTCTTGATATTTTGAAAAAGCATAACATCCACGCCACCTTTTTCGTAGTGGGGACGAACGTTGAAAAATATCCGGACATTATCCGCAGGATGCACAAAGAGGGGCATACTATAGCGGTTCATACGTACAGCCACCGCTATAAGGAGATATATTCGAGCGTTGACGCTTATTTGAGCGACTTTGCCAAGGTAAATAACGCAATTTATTCGCTGACTGGCAAACAAAGCGGGCTTTTCCGTTTCCCGGGAGGCAGTATCAATGTATTCAATTACAGGATATACGAGGAGCTTACGGCTGAAATGCTGCGCAGGGGGTTCCGGTTTTTCGACTGGAACGTATCCGCGGGAGATGCCGCAAAGAGGGTGCTACGCGCCAATATTGTCTCGAATGTAGCGGATAATGTCAGCCGAAGGCATCCGAACGTCGTATTGATGCACGATACCTCCGAGCTGTCGCTGAGCGCGCTGGACGCTATCGTTGTTTCACTGAAGGCAAAAAACTATGTCTTTAAGCCATTGAAATCAAGTTGCAGGCCTCTTACTTTTACAAAATAA